ACACAGCTGCTCTGATTACTACTGACAAGTGACGTACCATGAAACCGCTGATCATTATGAGTGATGGAAAAGGTATATGAAGTCTTCCTttaagaatttacgctgagcttcattagaaTATTCAAATGTTTATGACGGCAGTGGAGGGACTTTGCTTTAGGTCTTATCTAAGATGCAGGCAGTACTAAGTTCCTCTTAGCGACAAACAACAAGGATGGGTGGATATTTGTTTTTGCTTAGAAAAACAGCTCAACTCAACATTTATCTGCGTAATATCAGGCCACGATGTGTGATCTCTCTCATGCTGCCTGCTTATGTGGTGTGAAAAAAGAACCATAGCAGTCTAAACAAGTTGAATTCCAATGCTTCCTTTTGTGATCATCAACATGTATTTGATTTGTTAAATGGAAAGTGATTTAGTAGTCTAGTATTACATCTGTAGCCTATATAATatacattgttttaattatttttggatTTTATCCAATTATTTCCAATTGGTCATCACTGTTTCAGCTCAAACCACTACCGCCATCACCACTTCAGCATCAAACCCTGCAGCTCTCAGTTACCGCACACGGCCAGCTGACATCACGGTGGCTGTGGGACAAACTGCAGTGTTTCGCTGCGGAGTGCCCAAAGCTTCTCCAAACTTCACGTTCACCTTCTACGGGAGTCACGGCAACTACAGCCTCACATGCCCCATGGGCCACGTGGAAGGTATCGCCCAGGTGAGCTGGTCACCGCCTGGTTCTGTAtttatatccacgaccttccacctcagggattgttcaggtgccaccagaaattccgctggatgtctttcatttcggcctgatgtctgtctgtgaccttccgctttctttgtgttggtattttaaaccttggtggatttatgaggactatggttacttgctcctcagatctttgcagggtaaatccagtgttgggaaagttcactttctacatgaactagttcaaagttcaggtcacaaattttaaaatgaattagttcagttcatagttcatactttttcTTCTTAAGAGtgaaatatctctctctctctcttctctctctctctctctctctctctctctctctcttttaagaGTGGCTAGAGCATTTCCCCAGCTCACATCATGTTTATATTCTTTTCAATCTCTTATTCTTCCCTCTCATCGGAAACCCTCTTCCTTCCCGTCCCTGTCGCTCTCCTCAGGTTCTCAATGGGAGTTGTCTTATGAAGACAGAAGAGTCGTTGGCCGTGTGGACCCTCAAGGGAACTTCTTTCTCCGACAACGGCACACAAGTCGTATGTCAGCAGTCAAAGAATCCTGATGCACCTGCTGCCGTCCTACATGTTTATGGTGAAGACTCTTCTATTACAATTCAGTATCTATATTTTCTCACCACGTTTATCACAgaataaatacatgtttaaatCATTGTTATTCATTTAATATATTCGAGAAGCACAACAAGAGTGCTCTCTAAGAGGTAGTTGACTGACTTTGATTAGATTTTGCACAAGCTGGCTATTCCATTTAAGaattttagataaaaaaaaaaaatcttaaatctcCTCTCCCAGATAACAGTGCCAGCTTCGTCACTCTCATTGGCTGTGTCATTGGGGGCTTCTTTGGCATCCTATTGGTGTTTGGTTTATTGTATATCGTGCTGCGGAGATCTGAGACCCTCCAGAAGTGGTTCAGTAAGTACACAGCTTCAATAAACCGGTGAATGCATTGACTACAAACTGCAAATGGATAAGTAATGTGTGGTGTCTTTGTGCTTTCAGAGGGAAAAGAAACAGAAGATGATATTACCACAATAGTAACAAAGGAGTAAAAGGAGACAGAAAGCCGTTGCTTGATGTTGCTTTGTGCTTTCTCACAAACTACTGTACTTTGCATGAGACAAAGTACAGTAGCTCGTAGTTTTACAGTTACACAAAGTAAAGTTTTATGCTGTATCTATCTTTTAATTTCTTCAGATGTTTTGATGATAACATTTCTGTATTATGCACTTGTTTATTGCTTGTTCGCCTTTTCTTGTTGCCTATTGACCCCGTACACAAGTTAAAGTTTCATGATGTCAGAACAAAAACTGAGTGTGCTTAAAATTTGAAAAAGTGCCATATACACCATCCTCAGTTTTGCATGAATTTGTTGAATCCAGGCCCGTCAAAACCAATCAAAAACCAACAGGTTCCGCCATCTCTTCCCTGCATATCTGCACTGACATGACAAACTGCGTCTAATTACTACACTAATTCAGCTATGCACAGAGTGAAATTGAAATGTTTGGTTATTTTGCAGGGGCACTTGTTAGGTAGACCATGTGGAAGAGTAGATAAAAGCTTAGAGACACATGCATGGAGCAGTgatgcatttttgtgtgtgcctTGTTTCCTCCTGGTGGTGAACTACATACATGTCTGCTTGTGTCAGGAACAAGACCTCCACAGTCTTTTAGTGTCACTGTCCTTTATCCTTCTGtcttcatgttgttttattggcAGTATTTGGCATAAAGTTATTAGCTACTGCAGGTGATTAAAATATAGGTGGGAGTAAattaccccccctccccctcccccaatTTTTACTTGCTTCAAACCCCCAGCTAATTTGTGACACTATACCATCCACTCAAACCTATGGTCTTGCACACCTCCCGCAAATTCACTGAAATAATGCTGTTTTACAACTCAAACACAGCTGCTCACATGACTATTGTGATGAATCCCTATTTAGAACCGATGTTTGACTGTTTTGACTGTGGTCTTCATTCCCCTGACTGTGTGTTGTGACACCTGAAAGATAGGCATGGACAGCTAgcgacacatacacacacacacacacacacacacacacacacacacacacacacacacacacacacacacacacacacagggcaatCAGCAGGAGAGAATTCTGCCGCCGTCTTTTAGTTGACACAACAGAGGCAGTATGGAGCGTGTTGACTCAGCTGTTCAGCTACGCCTCGGTTCACTCCTGATAGGTTCCTGTCAGATTCTGATTTCTTCATGTTCTTCACAACTGAAGATGAAGTCTTACAGTGACCCCTTTACAGTATGATTGTGTACATTTGGTGTTTGCGTGACAAAAGATCAAATGGTGTGGTGTATTTACAGTAGAAGTCAGTGGGGTCACGTCTCATTCGGCATTTCTGAACTCCGTTTGGGGGGGGAAAGCCCCATATCTTCTAAACCTGTCTAAATACACAACACTCttgt
This window of the Perca flavescens isolate YP-PL-M2 chromosome 6, PFLA_1.0, whole genome shotgun sequence genome carries:
- the LOC114556487 gene encoding uncharacterized protein LOC114556487 isoform X2 — encoded protein: MKPLIIMSDGKAQTTTAITTSASNPAALSYRTRPADITVAVGQTAVFRCGVPKASPNFTFTFYGSHGNYSLTCPMGHVEGIAQVLNGSCLMKTEESLAVWTLKGTSFSDNGTQVVCQQSKNPDAPAAVLHVYDNSASFVTLIGCVIGGFFGILLVFGLLYIVLRRSETLQKWFKGKETEDDITTIVTKE
- the LOC114556487 gene encoding uncharacterized protein LOC114556487 isoform X1, whose translation is MWKKRRVFHICLLLFAVLQITAPSSAQTTTAITTSASNPAALSYRTRPADITVAVGQTAVFRCGVPKASPNFTFTFYGSHGNYSLTCPMGHVEGIAQVLNGSCLMKTEESLAVWTLKGTSFSDNGTQVVCQQSKNPDAPAAVLHVYDNSASFVTLIGCVIGGFFGILLVFGLLYIVLRRSETLQKWFKGKETEDDITTIVTKE